One Zingiber officinale cultivar Zhangliang chromosome 10B, Zo_v1.1, whole genome shotgun sequence genomic window, CGAAAAcagataaaatttttcttttagtgATTTGTAGTAGTACTTCTAACATGTTTCAGACCCAAAATTGCTCAATCACACATCCACTTTTATCCATAAATTAAAAAAAGACATTCATTTGCTCTTTTATAGACATATCTCGAGATTCACAATAAGAATTGAAAATAATCTATCACCAAACTCTCTAATTATAGCTTTAATTGTTTCAAATGTTGCAACCCTCACAATTTTAGGTAAAGTCAATTTCATATTCCCAGAAGTATTTTAAAGTACAACTCTCCTAACTTCTTCATTATTGTTAGCAAGAAATTGTAATAGTTCAACAAAAGTCCTTGATTGCTTAAATCTTCAGATTCATTGTGACCATGAAATGGGAGACCATGATTCATAAGAAATCTGTTGCACTTAATTCATGGCGACAATTGAATCCTATAATCAATTTTCACTTCCTTTGTTACTTtaacaaaattattctaaatatGTTGCTCTTGATTTAGCAAGTCTTGACATTTGCTAAAAGCTAAGCTATGCCCCCCCAACACACATACACATGCTCATGCAACTttctttcatttttcaatttgtaAAACATTTGCTAACAAATTTATCACAACCCCCTTGCTCCCCACAATTAAAAACATAGAAAtataaacaaaactcaacatcctTAGTAATGTTATATTCCAACCAATCAAATTCATCAAACCATGACGGATTAAATCTTCATGGCTTGTTATTGAAATCTATAGTTTTAAATTTACGCTTACGGGGTTGGCATAGGGTCTCTTAGGTAATACTTTCTTTAAACACTTTTATGGATATTATATTCATAATCACTAATcctaggaattttattataataaatttcatagggggttttattttgaaatttgttaattaagatcctattttgaatgtagcatgctgtactaactgcttcagcccagaattgattagatagattatattcgtttaacatggttctagcagcttcttgtaagatTCTGTTTTTatgttctactaaaccattttattggggggttctagggcaggagtattcatgtttgtacccatttatctcacaaaattcagtgaagttgtgattctcaaattctcctccatgatcactccttatccttttaattttagtatctttttcattttctgttaatttgcaaaaattactaaatttttcaaaggtttcatcttttgtttttagaaattttacccaggtgaacctggagtagtcatcaattataactaagcaatactggttcttgcttagtgacttggctccatgtgaatcaaatagatctaggtgaaggagctcaagtagataggtagttctaaccgtattggttgacttgtgggtggacttggtttgtttcccttgttgacatgcattacagattgagttttcaataacttttaatttggacaaccctctaactagtccattttgactcatttttgaaatgagtcttgtgtgagtgtgaccgagtcttctgtgccataactcagtttcctcttgttgtgttagaaaacactttattgaggatgatgCTAGATAaattgtgtagacattatctttcctagtgcccttaagtatgatttttggattatcgacatgtttgactatacattcagacatgtttgataccaattgttgaatcgaaaagaatttagatatctccacaatagcatgatattgttcactttgagcctaagccctcatggttttgctcttgggttctacccaaaaggcctcatgccaatggagatatcttttcttttataaacccatgatctttcccatgtgttttcaatatgggaccatgtttgcaaccttgcaaccccaacaacccccccccccccccaaacaaaAGACCATAGTCTTCcctcgtccgatcctcgacccaccaggtcttgctgcctctcggtccacccgacctactaggacttcttgcctggtgtctggtcctcttgatccgaacataggtgcccccactttctttgttcgaagtcaatattgtacccacatagctcaatcagatcatagctcttgtgtacagtcggcggttaaaccttctggcggtccgggctctgataccaattgatggatcgaaagcgctagagggggggatgaatagcgctcgtggctatttcatttttcgaaatcgtaaaagcttgttcagaattaacgcagcggaaagtaaataaagtggacacgaaggatttacttcgttcggagcctgtgacgactcctactcgaaggctcgcgatccttgatcgctttcggtgggcaacaactataattcgtaaaagctattataagttaagtacaatttaagcagaaaagaatattgtaccgacaataaaaagactaaagctgaagctccgggttgttgttgcagcacttctgagtcgagacgttagcagcttgtcgcacggagaatgcttagaagattgtctGTTTAAagttgcacctcaaccctccttttatatgaggttccgggtgcCAGGACCTTCCGGCGCaggtgacgtggccagccaacgaGTTGCTCCGTCGCGAAGTCGCTGAggataaaagttggtccgggCGGACCTCCTTTtcgagccgcttctcctgcaaaacaaggttaatccgagcaattgcataccctgcaagacaatgttagaatctgataattcataagtgaaaagagctgacagtcttcgtctgacttcggatttccaaccggaaaccctaggtcgacccgacgcctactgttccctctacggggaacgcatcctcacctactccactcaggagatttacctaatgccaatccggtcctccagaccgactggacttttcgcctagggttacccccctaggacctagggttaccgccccctagggtttttctccacctagggttaccgccccctaggacctaaggttaccgccccttagggttttcctccacctagggttaccgcaccctaggacctaaggttaccaccccttagggtttttcacctgcctaaccgcagctaggactttcctgaaacactcattcaaacatgttagatcacacactaacttaactttgaatcctttgccattatcaaaactaatgttcgatcgtcggatgcttcccgcaccaacaatccttAGTGGACTGGGATTGAATCAAGAGACATCTCTCGTTAGGGATCACATTACAGAACTCTAAATGGTTTCATTACATTTTTGCATCTATTGTTGATGTAGTTGATGTAATTGTGGAAGACggcttatttttagataaaaagtGTAAAGCATCTTGTTTGCTAGAGGCAATGCAATATTTTGAGTTTATGATTACTCTTCATTTGATGTAATCATTATTGGGAATAACAAATGATTTGTCACAAATTTTGCAAACGAAAGATGATTGTTTGATATTTCTAAACAATGCATTCAATTGTAATAAAAGGTGATTACACTCACCCTAGGCACTCCTCACAGCCCATTTCTAGGTTATGTGAAGGGAACACAGAGTCATCTTATAACCGGCGGCTAAGTTGGCTAGGGGGTGGGAGAAATTTTTTCCCTGAGGGTGTGCATCCACAAGGAATTGATCCCTTGTCCTATTGTCACAAATCTGTCACCTTCTAGCCAACTCAACATCCCATGGGACAATGACACCTTCAATCAATAAGGGATGATGGAGTTCTTTGTTGGATGTGACATTCAATTTTTGTGGGAAACATTTTATTTATGTTCCCAATATAGATGATATATTTGTAGCTCGAGGAAGATCACGGCGCAGAACTAAAAGGATGATAATTTCCATCACTGCCATGTTGAATTATTCAATACCGTCATTGATATGCAATTATAAGAGCTAAATAGTCGATTTAATTAATGAGACCAACATTGAATTGTTGCTTTGTGGTGCATGCTTAAATCCATTTAATTCTTTTGCATCGTTCGACAATCAAAAGCTATTCATTAGCCAAATTATATCCAAGAGATTTTTCTGATATTAATCTTTTAGAACTCTCAAATCAGGTTTAGCATTTTATATGTTCAATTAGAtattaagttttcaaatttgaagggGTTGAGTGATATTACTCGATTGGTGGTGGaaaatagaaaagacaacatATCCATTGGTTTACAAGCTTTTAACATTGGCTTTGATTTTGCCGTTTGCAACTTCCATAGTAGATAGAGCATTTTCAGTTATGAAGATTGTGAAGAATCGACTTTGCAGTAGAATGTATGATCAATGGTTAAATGACTCTATGATGACATTTATTGAAAAAGATATATTTAGTAAATTATCAAATAATTATATCATGAATTATTATCAAAAAATGAGAGACTGTATAAGTCAATTGTAAATCACATTTGAAATTTCTGGGTCCACCACTAGACCAAACAAAACAATCAATTAAAACAAGTGAAAGGGAGGATTCATTCAACACAACAAGAATTTTTAATAGCATTAACTACTAACCTCTAACATTTTAAATATATGAGAGGTGTTTAAATTTGTTTAAACAACAATAAGTTTATATACTCCTTAAGCATGGGGAGGTTATGCTCCTCGTTGTAGTTGTACATCACCCTCACCATCCTAGCACTATTCAAACAAGCCGTGACAAAATCTTGAGAGAATGTTGAGGTCGATGAACTGAAGCATTCCTTGTTGAGCTCCTCCCACTCTTTTTCAATCATTTGCATCACTTTTTCCTTTGCAACTTCCAACGACCAATGTGGGTTCTCCTTCATCATGCAAATCAACAACGAGCCATCCCTCCCAATTTGTTTTTCGTCCTAATTATCATACACGATAAATTCATTATCCTCTTGCTAGTATAGaatcataaaaatttaaaaaaaaaaatctaccttTGCACTTCCCAAGTCATCccaaagtcgaagaattctcgaaGGACAAGATATAAGACTCGGCAGATCTTCACAGAGATCATTCGTCGTGTGATGTCCTAATAGAAAATACATGTGCATTAAGGCTGCAGGAACACCACAAGTAATTGTGGCAATCTTCATGTAGTCATCCATTGTCGGGACTTGGTCTTTCGACAACAATTTTGCTTCCACTAAAAATGCATTACTTAATTGTATCCACTACAAAACAAAGTCAATTTTTAACCAAATTTCAGTGATAATAAAAACACTAAAACATATTTTACAAAAAGAACAACAATTCATACTGATTTCTTTAGATATTCGATTGGATTCCATCCATGTTCCTTGAGCACAATTTCGGCAATCTCATTGATAGTGCTATTTAATTCCTTGAAGCATACCCTCATGTAGTTGGGAAGTGAATCCATTGAAGAGTGATCCCATCTGCAATGGTCATAAAAGTCATTAACAATTAGCTGATCactctaaaaaaaaatttgatcctATGAGTTGGTGAAATAAACGTGACTAAATACCTTTCAATGGCCTGTACAAAGAGATGGAGATCGTCGATCGATCCTTCCACGTCAAAAATATCGTCAAGAAGATAAACAAATGCGATGATCTTCGAGAGAACAACCCTATAACTTGAAAATTTAGGGTTTGGTAGACATGTCATTGTCCAAGTGAACCACTTCAAGGATTGATCCCGAGCAAACCCTAGCTCTTGGCCCAATCCTGACTTCTTCCACCATCTATATACATATACAAATATAATCAATCAACAATAAATCAATCAAATAATAATTAGGATTTTAAAAAGAAACCAAATCAAGGTTGAACAACTTTTTCATCTACTAATTAGTTCAATTAACAAGTTTGAACATCACAAATAATTAAACCTAGCTTGGCTCATTTGTAGCCCTAATTAACAAAAATTAGCCAAAACTAAATTACTATACCTTGTGACTTCTTTTAGTTCCTTTTGATGCAGTGACTGGAGCATGGTGAAATCCATCTCCCCCAATTCTCGAACATGCAAATTGTGATAGAAGTTGTCACTATCAAGATATTTCCTGGCTTGGAATCTCTGCAAGGTCATATGAGATGGAGTCTCCAGCACATGTTCAATAGTTACTGCAAACTCTGGCCCCAAAGATGCCATGTAGGACCTGAGGTGATGGCTACTGAATTCATTGGCCCTGTAGAGTATTAATTCCCCACCAGTATTCAAATTCGACGCTTCAAATAGATTCATCAGCCCATCCATCTCCTTGCTGAGAGACGCCATGAACTCTCCTCTACCATCATGGAACCTGCGTAGCACATCTAAAGAGATAGAAGGAATTGGTTTAATATATTAAAcccatttcatttcatttcatttcatttcatcaTGCAATACAAAGTCGACAACTACAAGCATAAACCTCAGTTACCTGTAGAAATGGGGTATCGAGCTTGTCTCAGTAACCGAAACAAAAGGGCCACTTCCGCGATGCTACTGCCTTCGCCATTGGAGATGGGGAGTCGCTGGTCGTATAAAGAATGCATCTCGGCTTGAATCTCTTCTTCGAAATGGTAGTCGATGGCGAGCTTTTGAAGGGAGTCTATGAACAGCAAGGTCTCCTTGGCTCCTCTTGTCTGGTCATCAAACATCCTCCTCACTTGGCTCAACCGGTCGCTGTGTCTCAGGCACAAACTCtcctgcatgcatgcatgcacagAATTAAAGCAGCAGGCCATGAACCAACTAATTAATATGAGAATAGCTAAGAGTAGTGGCCACTCACTTGATCTTCAAAGATGTCGGACTTCATGATTCGTTGTTTCTGCAACTGATGAAGCCGCGGCGGCATGGCGATGTGAGTACTGCTGGGGTTATTGGTGGTGTTGGTGTGGAGAGAAGCCATAAACTTGGGGTAGAAGGAGGAGGAGCACTGCGCCAGCATCTTGCTCTGTCGGACTGGAATGGATTACTAATCGTATAAAATCTCTGTGTTTGATAAGCAGAGGCGGACCCTATTTATAGAGTGCAGTGGAACCCTGGCCAGTTTCTCGACGTGATTGTGCATCTGTACCAATGTAGCCGAGTTGATACATCATACATACTTATCTCATTTTACCTCGCTGTGGGACCGATGTTCCGGGCGAGCAAAATCATTTTGATGACTGGATTGGTCCAATTATAATGGTCAATTTGGTTGGATGATCCGGTCAAACTAATTGATCAATAATGTTGCGGCAATTTGATTGATTTAAACGAGTATGTTAATTTGAATACTTGAATTTGGATGAATCCGCGTGTGGCGGCTTTGGATCACGTGAAATCTGCATTTAAATTTCAGCAATTCATTAAATGGTTTAtactatttttgtatttttcaaagtatgtatttttttttaagtcaatTTTCTATTTTATCATTTTGACAAATTTAAGGATACGTTTAATttgtatatttttcatttttattttttgaaaaatgtacatttttgaaaaatgatgtttgacttatatttttcatgtctattttctaaaaaaatagatagcattttttgaacaaatagagaatgacgaaaagtcattttttattttctagaaaacatgtgtttttcaaaaaatgaaatgaaacaTGTATaaatcaaacgcaccctaagtttttatatcatttttttattctttatcaTTTTTCTCTCTGTTCTCTTTCCTCTCTCCTCTCTTTTATGCATGGATCACTTGTCTTTTTCACAATTTATGTAgtcaattataaaatatgatcatCAGTCGATTTCATATTATTTCGAGGTCTCTATCTCCATCAATTGATTTTAATCGAAATTAgctaatgaatttttaaaacagAATGAAATCGAttcaactgatttatttttcagtcgaattgatttgaggatgaggataaaatagaaaatggatacgtgatttaataattttaaaattatgatatataatttaagtattttaaaaatttatctactGAATTTGatgaaaagttaaaatttaaatgtcCTCCACTTACAAGATCATTACTTAATTTACCTTTTTGTCATCTCACTGTCGGACCAATGACGTGAGACACTAGGTTGAGCAATTTTTTTCTTCTACGTTATGCATCTGCGCCAATGAAATGACAATCGACAATCACTGTCAGCTTGCATGTAAGTATCATATATTGCATTTGATATATTGCTATATTAGtactaaaaatttattattatttagcaCAATGATCATGCCTGCTCCATCTTAGGGATGTttcaggtttttttttaaaatttttttaatgtttgaatTGGTCTAAACAAATCATAATTCGATTTGCAGCCGAATCTCCATCTTTAGAAAATTATGACATGTCTTCGGTTATTACAGGACTTATTTAGTgtttgatcaattagatatgGTTAAGCGGGTTAAGCAATTGATGAGCTAATAATGTTGGGTCGGACAGGTTAGTTAGATTAGGGGAGAGTTGGACTGGCCAAAGGATTTGATTGATCCGGTTGAGTTAATTCAACTAATAGACTACTTAAGCTGGACAATTTAATCGATTTAAGTAAGCTAATAAATTTTGATGAGTATTTAGTCTGAATGGACTAAATATGTCGATTGACTGGATAGGTCCAATTAAAATGGTCAAGTTGGTCGGTCAATTTGGTTGGATGATCCGATCAAACAAGTTGATCTAGAATATTGGTGCAATTTGATTGATTTAAATGAGTATATCCTTTGATCACCTGAATAATATAATACATTTAAATTTCCATCCTTACAAATTATTCatcttatttaaattaaaaatatttttataaatcttATAATATTAATgtgataaaattttcaatttaaactaaatttttaaatacAATTTTTTTATTCATGCAAATTAATCAATTTAGAAAGACTAATTTAGCTAGTTAGACTACTTTAGTTAGGTTGACTGATCCACTCGATCATTAGCGTTTATTAGactctcttgaacttcatcaaattCAATCATACTTCCATTTACTTCTTATAAGagaaattctttatttaggaATGTAGTATGTCTTAAAACAAATACTTTTTGTTCCAAGGGGTGATAAAATTGGTaatccttagtttccttagggtatctaataaataaacacttataagACTTGGCGTTCAATTTGtttgatatagtcctcttcacataaacAGGACATCCCCATatattcaaataagatatgaggggtttcttactagtccatacctcatatggaatagttgagattgccttcgtcgagactctatttagcaagtaaacagctgtcatgagtgcataacctcaaatggtcttgggAAGATCTGCACGAtctatcattgatctaaccatgtctAATAATGTTCGATTACGCCTTTtcgatacaccattatgttgtggcgtATAAGACGGAGTCCATTAAGGCAATATACcattgtcccttagataatctagaaactcttggcttaaatatttACTGTtgaagcaatcccaatggtccgtgcgaccatgtgttttggtgtttgggcaaaggatttaagttaggttcacccttgtatttgatatgtatatttgagttgtgcaggtttgcaggatatacatgtgactcaggttaatggtttcgggtctggtgaaggatggagcatccgagggaccgtggacaaggcaacgaggacaagggccgagggaagcaacttcgaggcatacacgaaggatggcattggggacgagccgtgggcttgaatgtatccgagagacgagagctaaaggaagtaggcttgaaggcaagaggtcaaggctgcaaagaagcgtcaagtgagtcataagggtgagggtacaagtgcatgagagattgtactcggagtaaaatcctagttttagggttttactatagcattactgtagtgccactgtagcagtcgactgcatgttttagcagtcgactggtgcagttgactgggagcgaacagaatgtttctgttcatTCGGTTATAGcctaagcttgggagcttggttatagttgacgaaattagtggcggtaaaccctaattagtagtctactagtctcaaaagtcttggttggtgttgtggtgaggtttctccacccacaaggagctatttgagatagccggagtttaccgggggctaatccaccgacagattgggatcctccacctcaaggacacgccgtggagtaggagacttaatcttcgaaccacgttaaacgaacgtgttagcggtttgcttgtttttctttcctttagtgtttagctttcatatttgtagttagtttgTATTTCTGTTGCATATACTAACGAGTGTAGGAAATGAGTATTTGgaggtgtcgtctatccaacccccttcaagccggccaccgattccttacaagtggtatcagagcaaggacgctctccatcggactaaccgccgaggaagctaagaagatgaccggcttgattgaacctccaaagtttgaaggaggaagccttggggacatcacattttggatgatgaagatggaagtattcttcgacacggattgggacaccatgatggtcgTCAAAGAGCTgttcgaagtcccgaaggacaagaaagagAAGAGACTCCGACCATGTcattggacgaaggagcaaacctcacgatcaaaggcaaatgataaggtaatatctattttgattgatattttgcccaATGATGTGATGagccgtgtaggtaaatatgagaacgcccacgatttgtggagcaagataaagaaggttcaatggaa contains:
- the LOC122029243 gene encoding (3S,6E)-nerolidol synthase 1-like, encoding MLAQCSSSFYPKFMASLHTNTTNNPSSTHIAMPPRLHQLQKQRIMKSDIFEDQESLCLRHSDRLSQVRRMFDDQTRGAKETLLFIDSLQKLAIDYHFEEEIQAEMHSLYDQRLPISNGEGSSIAEVALLFRLLRQARYPISTDVLRRFHDGRGEFMASLSKEMDGLMNLFEASNLNTGGELILYRANEFSSHHLRSYMASLGPEFAVTIEHVLETPSHMTLQRFQARKYLDSDNFYHNLHVRELGEMDFTMLQSLHQKELKEVTRWWKKSGLGQELGFARDQSLKWFTWTMTCLPNPKFSSYRVVLSKIIAFVYLLDDIFDVEGSIDDLHLFVQAIERWDHSSMDSLPNYMRVCFKELNSTINEIAEIVLKEHGWNPIEYLKKSWIQLSNAFLVEAKLLSKDQVPTMDDYMKIATITCGVPAALMHMYFLLGHHTTNDLCEDLPSLISCPSRILRLWDDLGSAKDEKQIGRDGSLLICMMKENPHWSLEVAKEKVMQMIEKEWEELNKECFSSSTSTFSQDFVTACLNSARMVRVMYNYNEEHNLPMLKEYINLLLFKQI